A genomic stretch from Candidatus Hydrogenisulfobacillus filiaventi includes:
- the nodI gene encoding Nod factor export ATP-binding protein I encodes MVRGDALLEVEDIRKRYGPVTAVDGISFTVPAGIVFGLLGPNGAGKTTTLELCEGLRRADAGHIRLEGLEVWSHRQRVKSRIGLQLQSTSFFDYLTVQETLEMFGRCYPRALPAHDLIARFGLEDKARTQVRLLSGGQRQRLAVALALVNDPGLVFLDEPTAGLDPQSRRALWEAVAALRTEGKTVVLTTHYMEEAEALCDRLVIVDHGRVIAEGSPQELIARHLPQAVIEFAVPAALPPPDLPGISRQEVDTGRLRLYTTAPAAALTALVQWAAGAGVPLTGLSTRTPTLEDLFLTLTGRSLRD; translated from the coding sequence ATGGTTCGCGGGGATGCCCTGCTGGAAGTGGAGGACATCCGCAAGCGCTACGGGCCGGTGACCGCCGTCGACGGCATCAGCTTCACGGTGCCGGCCGGGATCGTGTTCGGACTGCTGGGCCCCAACGGGGCCGGCAAGACCACCACCCTGGAGCTGTGCGAAGGCCTGCGCCGGGCGGATGCCGGCCACATCCGCCTGGAGGGGCTCGAGGTCTGGTCCCACCGGCAGCGGGTCAAAAGCCGCATCGGCCTGCAGCTGCAATCCACCAGCTTCTTCGACTACCTGACGGTACAGGAGACCCTGGAGATGTTCGGCCGGTGCTACCCGCGCGCCTTGCCCGCGCACGACCTCATCGCCCGCTTCGGTCTCGAGGACAAGGCCCGCACCCAGGTACGCCTGCTTTCCGGCGGCCAGCGCCAGCGCCTGGCGGTGGCCCTGGCCCTGGTCAACGATCCCGGGCTGGTGTTCCTGGATGAGCCCACCGCCGGTCTGGATCCCCAGTCCCGGCGGGCGCTGTGGGAGGCGGTGGCCGCCCTGCGCACGGAGGGCAAGACGGTGGTACTGACCACCCATTATATGGAGGAAGCTGAGGCCCTCTGCGACCGGCTGGTGATCGTCGACCACGGCCGCGTCATTGCCGAAGGCAGCCCGCAGGAGCTCATCGCCCGCCACCTGCCCCAGGCGGTCATCGAATTCGCGGTGCCGGCGGCGCTGCCGCCACCCGACCTGCCGGGGATCAGCCGGCAGGAGGTGGACACCGGCCGGCTGCGCCTCTACACCACCGCACCGGCCGCCGCCCTCACCGCCCTGGTGCAATGGGCGGCCGGGGCCGGGGTACCCCTCACCGGGCTCAGCACCCGTACACCCACCCTGGAGGACCTGTTCCTGACCCTGACCGGGCGCAGCCTGCGCGATTAG
- a CDS encoding Two component transcriptional regulator, LuxR family translates to MIRVLLVEDQYLVRDALARLLEAEADLTVTGQAATLGEARTLLATVAAEVALVDIQLPDGSGLDLLAGVRRPGAPALAFLTTFARPGYIRRALEGGARGFLLKNRPVAELAARIRDLARGETVVDPELVRLALAAGQPPLAARELEVLAALDAAGEGADTRLVARSLGIAPGTLRNHISTILAKLGLRTRAQALAWAREQGWI, encoded by the coding sequence GTGATCCGGGTACTGCTGGTGGAGGACCAATACCTGGTGCGCGATGCCCTCGCCCGCCTGCTGGAAGCGGAAGCCGATCTCACCGTGACCGGGCAGGCCGCCACCCTGGGCGAAGCGCGGACCCTGCTGGCCACCGTCGCGGCCGAGGTGGCTCTGGTGGACATCCAGCTGCCTGACGGCAGCGGACTGGACCTCCTGGCCGGGGTCCGGCGGCCCGGCGCCCCCGCCCTGGCCTTCCTCACCACCTTCGCCCGCCCCGGCTACATCCGCCGGGCCCTGGAAGGCGGCGCCCGCGGCTTTCTGCTCAAGAACCGGCCGGTAGCGGAGCTGGCCGCCCGTATCCGCGACCTGGCCCGGGGGGAGACGGTGGTGGATCCGGAACTGGTGCGCCTGGCCCTGGCGGCCGGGCAGCCGCCCCTGGCCGCCCGCGAGCTGGAGGTCCTGGCCGCCCTGGACGCCGCCGGGGAGGGGGCCGACACCCGCCTGGTGGCCCGCAGCCTCGGCATTGCTCCCGGCACCCTCCGCAACCACATCTCCACCATCCTGGCCAAGCTCGGCCTGCGCACCCGCGCCCAGGCCCTGGCCTGGGCCCGCGAACAGGGCTGGATCTGA
- a CDS encoding putative Sensor histidine kinase (Evidence 3 : Putative function from multiple computational evidences) translates to MAERPAAPPRDRTWRWLWVWMAYVLFPVASLWQIPLPAARRGLGVALAAGFTLLYGRLLTGGRATRPAIRLAAVVASLGGGFAGALLTGDPDFLSLAVFAGPVAALAPGTGHWLAALGGIVAGEVAAAAVLPLRQPWAAAWWNVIVPTLIVSAGVHGWVRFARTHSALQEAEQALAVDEERLRLSRDLHDGLGHTLTALAYRAEVAALEVRAAVPAAAAEMEQVAGLARQALAELQAVVHDWRPTLEGEWRRGRDLLTAVGVAVEAEGLADPVPPQLETTLAWILREALTNVVRHSRARRCRVRLATAGPQVELEVADDGTGGAGRPWGHGLQGIAERVARWGAGGTVRVDDHGLGGRGFRLQVTLPAPAAQEEGSSR, encoded by the coding sequence ATGGCCGAGCGGCCGGCCGCCCCGCCCCGCGACCGCACCTGGCGCTGGTTGTGGGTGTGGATGGCCTACGTGCTGTTCCCGGTGGCCTCCCTCTGGCAGATCCCCCTGCCGGCCGCCCGCCGCGGCCTGGGGGTGGCCCTGGCCGCCGGCTTCACACTCCTTTACGGCCGGCTGCTGACCGGCGGGCGGGCCACGCGCCCCGCCATCCGCCTGGCCGCGGTGGTAGCCTCCCTGGGCGGCGGGTTTGCCGGCGCCCTCCTCACCGGGGATCCCGACTTCCTGAGCCTGGCGGTGTTCGCCGGCCCGGTGGCCGCCCTCGCCCCCGGCACCGGCCACTGGCTGGCGGCGCTGGGGGGCATCGTGGCCGGGGAGGTGGCGGCTGCAGCGGTGCTGCCGCTGCGGCAGCCCTGGGCCGCAGCCTGGTGGAATGTCATCGTTCCCACCCTTATCGTATCCGCGGGCGTCCATGGCTGGGTGCGCTTCGCCCGCACCCACTCCGCCCTGCAGGAGGCCGAACAGGCCCTGGCCGTGGACGAGGAGCGGCTGCGGCTGAGCCGGGACCTGCATGACGGCCTGGGGCACACCCTTACCGCCCTGGCCTACCGAGCGGAGGTGGCCGCCCTGGAGGTCCGCGCCGCCGTCCCGGCCGCCGCAGCGGAAATGGAGCAGGTAGCCGGGCTGGCCCGCCAGGCCTTGGCCGAACTGCAGGCGGTGGTCCACGACTGGCGGCCTACCCTGGAGGGCGAATGGCGGCGGGGCCGGGACCTGCTGACCGCGGTCGGGGTGGCGGTGGAGGCGGAAGGGCTGGCAGACCCCGTTCCGCCGCAGCTGGAGACCACCCTGGCCTGGATCCTGCGCGAGGCCCTCACCAATGTGGTCCGCCACAGCCGGGCCCGCCGCTGCCGGGTGCGCCTGGCGACCGCCGGGCCGCAGGTGGAGCTGGAGGTGGCCGATGACGGGACCGGCGGGGCCGGCCGGCCCTGGGGGCACGGACTGCAGGGGATCGCCGAACGGGTGGCCCGCTGGGGGGCGGGCGGGACGGTACGGGTGGATGATCACGGGCTGGGAGGCCGGGGCTTCCGCCTGCAGGTGACCCTGCCCGCGCCCGCGGCACAAGAGGAGGGATCCTCCCGGTGA
- a CDS encoding Iron transporter yields MAERAPRPGRETAPDGGILSRSLIRELVFGINDGTVSTIGLVSGEALSRQSHAAIIIAALSAAGAATISMAVGSYLASSSANDLLRSQIEEEREEIETRPEQERREVRDLLGEMGMPPRLIPEVQRHIVGNKAHWIRFMVREELGIHHRHLERPLVNAVAMGIAVILGSIPATLPFLLPLPTLAARNLAWGLALASSFLLGFAKARFTRGRGWLSGLEFMALTALSATVGAAIGFLVGRTEA; encoded by the coding sequence GTGGCTGAACGCGCCCCCCGCCCCGGCCGGGAAACGGCACCGGACGGCGGCATCCTCTCCCGCAGTCTCATCCGGGAGCTGGTTTTCGGCATCAACGACGGCACCGTCAGCACCATCGGGCTGGTCTCGGGGGAGGCCCTTTCCCGGCAGAGCCATGCCGCCATCATCATCGCCGCCCTCTCCGCCGCCGGCGCCGCCACCATCTCCATGGCGGTCGGCTCCTACCTGGCTTCCTCCTCCGCCAACGACCTCCTGCGCAGCCAGATCGAGGAGGAGCGGGAGGAGATCGAGACTCGCCCTGAACAGGAACGCCGGGAGGTGCGGGACCTGCTGGGGGAGATGGGCATGCCGCCCCGCCTCATCCCCGAAGTCCAGCGCCACATTGTGGGCAACAAGGCGCACTGGATCCGCTTCATGGTGCGGGAGGAACTCGGCATCCACCACCGCCATCTGGAGCGCCCCCTGGTCAACGCCGTCGCCATGGGGATCGCCGTCATCCTGGGATCCATCCCCGCCACCCTGCCCTTCCTGCTGCCGCTCCCCACCCTGGCCGCCCGCAACCTGGCCTGGGGGCTGGCCCTCGCCTCCTCCTTCCTGCTGGGCTTCGCCAAGGCCCGCTTTACCCGCGGCCGCGGTTGGTTGAGCGGCCTCGAGTTCATGGCCCTGACCGCCCTCTCCGCCACCGTCGGGGCGGCCATCGGCTTCCTGGTGGGGCGCACGGAGGCCTGA